A genomic region of Candidatus Sysuiplasma jiujiangense contains the following coding sequences:
- a CDS encoding saccharopine dehydrogenase NADP-binding domain-containing protein, with protein MSTVTIIGGAGLVSRGVAYDLASDDSIEEIRIADIDAEGAKKVALEANRIAGWKKAAASRIDVLKKKESLSVLKGTDFIVNGVQYDFNLEVMDLALKAGSHYLDFGGLYWMTKKQLRLNGAFRKAGLLGIAGMGAEPGLSGVLASSLCGGMESVDTIKIRDAWRDNTKGVPPFFVTWSIQTLMDEYTMPAEIFEDGLIRRVDPLSMKESYDFPVPVGTTEVFVTRHSEVATFPGSFRKKGIRKVNWMEGGPGFIEQKLLADAGFADGEPLRIGGCEISPRRFLTGLLKKKGLLGYPDKVRIESVECLCVEVSGIEKGETAMKRATCVFPSKPEWGLGAAEYSVCMPAAVAVRHVLSGKVAERGVKPPEVLFDTECFISDLRQKGFRIGVEKIE; from the coding sequence TTGTCAACTGTGACGATAATAGGAGGAGCGGGCCTTGTGAGCAGGGGGGTTGCATATGATCTCGCCTCTGATGACAGCATAGAGGAAATAAGAATTGCTGACATTGATGCGGAAGGCGCGAAGAAAGTTGCGCTTGAAGCGAACAGAATTGCCGGATGGAAGAAGGCAGCGGCATCAAGGATCGATGTTCTGAAAAAAAAGGAATCGCTGAGCGTGCTGAAGGGCACGGACTTCATTGTCAACGGAGTGCAGTATGACTTCAATCTTGAAGTCATGGATCTGGCGCTGAAGGCGGGCAGCCATTACCTTGACTTCGGCGGTCTTTACTGGATGACAAAGAAGCAGCTGCGCCTGAACGGTGCCTTCCGGAAAGCCGGTCTGCTCGGTATAGCCGGAATGGGGGCGGAGCCGGGACTGAGCGGTGTTCTCGCATCTTCCCTGTGCGGTGGAATGGAGAGCGTCGATACAATCAAAATAAGAGACGCATGGAGGGATAACACAAAGGGGGTTCCGCCTTTTTTTGTTACATGGTCGATACAGACCCTGATGGATGAGTACACAATGCCTGCAGAAATTTTCGAGGACGGCTTGATAAGAAGGGTTGATCCGCTGTCAATGAAAGAATCCTACGATTTTCCGGTACCAGTCGGCACTACAGAAGTTTTTGTAACAAGGCACAGCGAGGTGGCAACCTTTCCAGGATCTTTCCGCAAAAAAGGTATCAGGAAGGTCAACTGGATGGAGGGAGGCCCCGGCTTTATCGAGCAGAAACTGCTGGCTGATGCCGGTTTTGCGGATGGTGAGCCTCTCCGGATTGGCGGATGTGAAATTTCCCCGAGAAGATTTCTTACAGGCCTGCTGAAAAAAAAGGGACTGCTTGGCTACCCTGATAAGGTAAGAATAGAAAGCGTGGAGTGTCTTTGCGTTGAAGTTTCCGGGATCGAGAAGGGAGAAACGGCCATGAAGAGGGCGACATGCGTGTTCCCTTCCAAACCGGAATGGGGACTCGGTGCCGCAGAATACTCTGTATGCATGCCTGCGGCCGTGGCGGTCAGGCATGTGCTATCGGGGAAGGTGGCGGAGAGAGGCGTAAAGCCGCCGGAAGTGCTCTTTGACACTGAATGTTTCATATCCGACCTGAGACAGAAAGGATTCCGGATCGGTGTGGAGAAAATAGAGTGA
- a CDS encoding aminotransferase class III-fold pyridoxal phosphate-dependent enzyme, translating into MVVSASREKTEGKDEGTRITREYNYGTWRKQGGWNPKLIVSAEGCYFTDSEGKKYLDFSSQLMCSNLGHGNRAVIDAIVKQANELPYISPEFTTNARVELTKKLLEVLPDNLVKFFFGTSGTEANEAAVKMIRMYFQKEGKFKVISRYVSYHGSTAASIALTGDQRRYSSETPGNAGGVVRAPDPYCYRCPFNLKYPECGIACVEYIDYMIKHEGNIAGVMVEPITGTNGVIVPPDGYMQRLREITRDRGVFLIADEVMSGWGRAGEWFAVNKWKVKPDIMTTAKGITGAYIPLSLTATSKEVADYFEDNMFAHGHTYEAHPLTLLPAVAAIEEYQRMHLIEASARNGRYLGERLHELEERHESVGDVRGAGMFWAVELVKNRKTREPFNTREDKLAGRQTVAGRVAQEMGRNGVFVNSWITHLTVAPPLIAGKDDIDRGVEALDAALKVSDELAVN; encoded by the coding sequence ATGGTTGTTTCAGCTTCAAGGGAAAAGACTGAAGGAAAGGATGAGGGCACGCGAATAACGAGGGAATACAACTACGGGACCTGGAGAAAGCAGGGAGGGTGGAATCCCAAACTTATCGTTTCCGCCGAGGGCTGTTATTTCACCGATTCGGAGGGTAAAAAGTACCTGGATTTCTCGTCGCAGCTCATGTGCTCGAATCTCGGGCATGGAAACAGGGCTGTGATCGATGCCATAGTAAAGCAGGCCAACGAGCTTCCATACATATCGCCTGAATTCACCACAAATGCAAGAGTGGAACTCACAAAGAAACTGCTGGAGGTGCTGCCTGACAATCTTGTAAAATTCTTCTTCGGGACGTCAGGGACAGAAGCAAATGAAGCGGCTGTCAAAATGATTCGCATGTACTTTCAGAAAGAGGGAAAATTCAAAGTTATCAGCAGATACGTCTCATACCACGGGTCAACAGCAGCCAGCATAGCCCTTACGGGCGATCAGAGAAGGTATTCCTCTGAAACGCCTGGCAATGCCGGCGGTGTCGTCAGGGCACCGGACCCGTACTGCTACAGGTGCCCTTTCAACCTCAAATATCCGGAGTGCGGCATCGCCTGCGTTGAATACATAGACTACATGATAAAACACGAGGGAAATATCGCCGGCGTCATGGTCGAACCGATAACGGGCACCAACGGCGTGATTGTCCCGCCCGATGGCTACATGCAGAGGCTCAGGGAGATTACAAGGGATCGCGGTGTTTTTCTGATTGCTGATGAGGTAATGTCCGGATGGGGAAGGGCAGGCGAATGGTTTGCTGTGAACAAATGGAAGGTGAAACCGGACATAATGACAACAGCAAAGGGGATTACGGGTGCCTACATTCCACTGTCTCTCACTGCGACATCAAAGGAAGTTGCTGACTACTTCGAAGACAACATGTTTGCACATGGACACACCTATGAAGCACATCCGCTCACTCTGCTTCCGGCGGTAGCGGCAATTGAAGAGTACCAGAGGATGCATCTTATCGAGGCGTCTGCGAGAAACGGCAGGTACCTGGGCGAACGACTGCACGAGCTGGAAGAAAGGCATGAGAGCGTAGGCGACGTCAGGGGAGCCGGCATGTTCTGGGCCGTTGAACTCGTAAAGAACAGGAAGACGAGGGAACCGTTCAACACGAGGGAGGACAAGCTTGCGGGCCGGCAGACAGTTGCAGGCAGGGTAGCCCAGGAGATGGGCAGGAACGGTGTTTTTGTCAATTCATGGATAACACATCTGACAGTGGCTCCACCCCTCATTGCAGGGAAGGACGATATCGACCGTGGTGTTGAAGCGCTGGATGCTGCGCTGAAGGTTTCTGACGAGCTTGCCGTGAATTGA
- a CDS encoding Lrp/AsnC family transcriptional regulator, producing the protein MPEETAEDIDSLDRKILQILSHDGNMSFQNIANRLSISKSTVHNRVNTLQKKGIIKGFYAMLDPEKLENGITAISLVKGRYGPKYSQNIGNAISQIKGVWGVYFVMGDVDFIVLIRCRTKNELSGIIEHLSKTEGVERSSTFYVLETLKEAYNESVLIEQDSEAVKQTRRPRRLK; encoded by the coding sequence ATGCCAGAAGAGACGGCGGAAGATATCGATTCGCTTGACAGAAAAATACTCCAGATTCTCTCCCATGACGGGAACATGAGTTTCCAGAATATAGCAAACAGGCTGTCGATCTCAAAATCAACTGTCCACAACAGGGTCAACACACTGCAGAAAAAGGGCATCATAAAGGGATTCTATGCCATGCTCGACCCTGAAAAGCTCGAGAACGGCATCACTGCAATCTCACTTGTCAAGGGGAGATACGGCCCGAAATATTCGCAGAATATCGGTAACGCAATATCGCAGATAAAGGGGGTATGGGGCGTTTATTTTGTCATGGGAGATGTTGATTTCATCGTACTGATAAGATGCAGGACAAAAAACGAGCTTTCCGGCATCATTGAGCATCTCAGTAAAACGGAGGGCGTGGAGAGAAGCAGCACATTTTATGTCCTGGAAACACTCAAGGAGGCTTACAACGAGTCGGTGCTGATCGAACAGGACAGCGAAGCGGTAAAACAGACAAGACGGCCAAGAAGGTTGAAATGA
- a CDS encoding 4Fe-4S binding protein, whose translation MTVTQKYGLIFDPLKCTGCRECEKACVDAHPDDIVKEPRIKIKSGSAGPFKATYCVQCNECAPSAVCPSDLITFDKARFTWLLEEERCIACNACIPKCPFNAIFLDPTMGVETAYKCDMCIGVTGGPKCVSACPTSAIAFSIAPIEKVREGAVT comes from the coding sequence ATGACTGTTACACAGAAATACGGGCTCATTTTCGACCCGCTGAAATGCACAGGATGCAGAGAATGCGAGAAGGCGTGCGTTGATGCTCATCCTGACGACATCGTAAAGGAGCCGAGAATAAAGATAAAGAGCGGCAGCGCGGGCCCGTTCAAGGCAACCTACTGCGTACAGTGCAACGAGTGCGCCCCTTCCGCAGTCTGCCCGTCAGATCTCATTACATTCGACAAAGCCAGGTTTACATGGCTCCTGGAAGAGGAAAGATGCATCGCATGCAACGCCTGCATACCAAAGTGCCCTTTCAACGCTATCTTCCTTGACCCTACGATGGGGGTTGAGACCGCATACAAATGCGATATGTGCATAGGTGTTACGGGCGGCCCGAAGTGCGTGTCTGCATGTCCCACATCCGCCATAGCATTTAGCATAGCCCCAATCGAGAAAGTCAGGGAGGGTGCCGTTACTTGA
- a CDS encoding aminotransferase class III-fold pyridoxal phosphate-dependent enzyme gives MTADVNIREEGKTPEKKTIPERDAGLQNLDLPAWVPAWARLAPKISVAPPGPKSKEIVKLDKEYVSHAYDRVFTFTIDRAAGATVADVDDNLYIDWTSGIAVMNAGWGHPAVVDAVKSQSEKLIHSFANDTYFDKEAELARLLSDISFSGKLRGTFFGNSGAEAVGAAAKLATYHTKKFEFLSFYGAYHGRIGPALNFTSKLKYRFGFGPLNNTLFAPYAYCYRCPFKMEYPSCDLYCMHFMEDQLMNFGGGTGSLAAVVVEPVQGEGGYVVPPDTFMPFLRKFCDRNNALLIADEVQSGLGRTGKMWASEWSDTVPDILVTGKAVGGGVPLGAIIAKPEIMKKWRPGTHSSTFGGNAIQMAAGIAHINAILNEKLADRALLAGNYVLKRLREMQERWEIIGDVRGRGLMIGVEFVKDRKTKEPLDLTQMQVRCLKKGLLTLTAGPYGNVMRIAPPLIISLEFMDKGLEIFESVVKEMQTELTNAQSPPPASQPEGGQPVAQPKPDSAPASQHQEAM, from the coding sequence TTGACCGCGGACGTAAACATCAGGGAAGAAGGGAAGACACCCGAAAAAAAGACGATTCCCGAAAGAGATGCGGGTCTGCAGAATCTCGACCTTCCCGCCTGGGTACCGGCATGGGCAAGACTTGCACCCAAGATTTCCGTCGCGCCCCCCGGGCCCAAGAGCAAGGAGATTGTGAAGCTTGACAAGGAATACGTCTCGCACGCCTATGACAGGGTGTTTACCTTCACGATAGACAGGGCGGCTGGAGCCACGGTTGCCGATGTGGACGACAACCTGTATATCGACTGGACCTCCGGAATTGCCGTTATGAATGCGGGATGGGGTCATCCTGCAGTCGTTGATGCTGTAAAATCCCAGAGCGAGAAGCTCATACACTCATTCGCGAATGATACCTATTTTGACAAGGAGGCAGAACTGGCCAGACTTCTTTCAGACATATCATTCTCGGGCAAACTCAGGGGAACATTTTTCGGAAACAGCGGTGCTGAGGCTGTTGGAGCAGCTGCAAAGCTGGCGACTTACCACACGAAGAAATTCGAATTCCTTTCATTCTACGGTGCGTACCACGGCAGGATAGGCCCTGCGCTCAATTTCACCAGCAAACTGAAATACAGGTTCGGATTTGGCCCGCTGAACAATACACTGTTCGCACCTTATGCGTACTGCTACAGATGCCCGTTCAAGATGGAGTATCCGAGCTGTGACCTGTACTGCATGCATTTCATGGAAGACCAGCTGATGAATTTTGGAGGCGGCACAGGATCACTGGCGGCTGTCGTCGTGGAACCAGTCCAGGGCGAAGGCGGATACGTCGTGCCTCCTGACACGTTTATGCCTTTCCTCCGTAAATTCTGTGACAGGAATAACGCACTGCTCATCGCGGACGAAGTCCAGTCCGGACTGGGCAGAACGGGTAAGATGTGGGCTTCCGAGTGGTCAGATACCGTTCCGGACATCCTTGTCACCGGCAAGGCCGTAGGAGGAGGCGTTCCGCTCGGTGCCATCATAGCCAAACCGGAAATAATGAAAAAGTGGAGACCCGGAACACATTCAAGCACATTCGGAGGCAATGCCATCCAGATGGCCGCCGGGATTGCGCACATAAATGCCATACTGAACGAAAAGCTTGCCGACAGGGCGCTTCTGGCAGGCAATTACGTCCTGAAGAGACTGCGCGAAATGCAGGAGAGATGGGAAATCATCGGGGATGTAAGGGGCAGGGGACTGATGATTGGCGTTGAATTTGTGAAGGACCGGAAGACAAAGGAACCGCTGGACCTTACACAGATGCAGGTCAGATGCCTGAAGAAGGGGTTGCTTACCCTCACTGCAGGGCCTTACGGCAATGTGATGAGAATTGCCCCGCCGCTTATAATTTCATTGGAATTCATGGACAAGGGGCTCGAGATATTCGAATCCGTGGTG